One part of the Herbiconiux aconitum genome encodes these proteins:
- a CDS encoding NADH:flavin oxidoreductase/NADH oxidase yields the protein MAASALFAPLDIRSVTVRNRIWVAPMCQYSAEQRDGVPTDWHLVHLGSFATGGAGLVFTEATAVTPEGRIAPQDLGLWNDAQRDAFARITAFIRSQGAVPGIQLAHAGRKASTFRPWDSRRGTVPAADGGWPTVGPSAVAFGDYAAPRELSVKEIHGLVEAFRAAARRAVDAGFAVLELHAAHGYLLHQFLSPLSNVRTDEYGGSLENRSRLLLETVRAVRSEIGEELPLFVRFSATDWTEGGWNEEQTAVVAGWARDAGADVFDVSSGGNVAGARIPLGPLYQVPLASTVKSLAGVTVSAVGLITTPEEADDVVASGRADAVMLARELLRDPHFPLRAAHELGVDIDYWPAQYLRAQWNATGPTR from the coding sequence GTGGCTGCGTCGGCGCTCTTCGCCCCCCTCGACATCCGTTCGGTCACCGTGCGCAACCGCATCTGGGTGGCGCCCATGTGCCAGTACTCGGCCGAGCAACGCGATGGCGTGCCCACCGACTGGCACCTCGTGCACCTCGGCTCCTTCGCGACGGGCGGCGCCGGGCTGGTCTTCACCGAGGCCACCGCCGTGACTCCCGAGGGGCGGATCGCACCGCAAGACCTGGGGCTCTGGAACGACGCACAGCGTGACGCCTTCGCGCGCATCACCGCGTTCATCCGCTCGCAGGGCGCGGTTCCGGGCATTCAGCTCGCCCACGCCGGCCGAAAGGCGTCGACCTTCCGACCCTGGGACAGCCGCCGAGGCACCGTGCCGGCTGCCGACGGCGGCTGGCCGACCGTCGGCCCCTCGGCGGTCGCGTTCGGTGACTACGCCGCGCCCCGGGAACTGAGCGTGAAGGAGATCCACGGCCTGGTCGAGGCGTTCCGGGCGGCGGCCCGGCGGGCCGTGGACGCGGGATTCGCGGTGCTCGAACTGCACGCCGCACACGGCTACCTGCTGCACCAGTTCCTCTCGCCGTTGTCGAATGTCCGCACCGACGAGTACGGCGGATCGCTGGAAAATCGGTCGCGCCTTCTGCTCGAGACCGTGCGCGCAGTGCGTTCCGAGATCGGCGAGGAGCTGCCCTTGTTCGTGCGGTTCTCGGCGACCGACTGGACGGAGGGCGGCTGGAACGAGGAGCAGACCGCCGTCGTGGCCGGATGGGCTCGGGATGCCGGAGCCGACGTCTTCGACGTGTCGAGCGGCGGCAACGTGGCCGGGGCGCGCATCCCGCTCGGTCCGCTCTATCAGGTGCCGCTGGCGTCCACCGTGAAGTCGCTGGCCGGTGTCACGGTTTCGGCGGTGGGCCTGATCACCACGCCCGAGGAGGCCGACGACGTGGTGGCGAGTGGCCGGGCCGACGCCGTCATGCTCGCCCGCGAACTGTTGCGCGACCCGCACTTCCCGCTGCGGGCCGCGCACGAGCTCGGCGTCGACATCGACTACTGGCCGGCGCAATACCTCCGCGCGCAGTGGAACGCAACGGGCCCTACTCGATGA
- a CDS encoding ADP-dependent NAD(P)H-hydrate dehydratase yields the protein MTTDAHDTETPDTPETPGTPWRDWTELDAAECIVVPGASDDKYSRGVLGVVTGSAEFPGAAVLGVEAAVRTGLGMVRYLGPGRPSRLVLQARPEVVTMSGRVQAWLVGSGMDAAQRSAETAILLDHALDDGVPLVVDAGALDLSGRIDGPAVLTPHAGELATLLSARGTEVDRATVAAHPEHWAAVAADATGHVVLLKGRLTHVCAPAREGTERVAVRIEAPSSWAATAGSGDVLGGIVGALVATNASALQQLDETAAAERLVALAATGAYVHAWAAERASDKGPIAALDIAHAVPRVIARLASGTRD from the coding sequence ATGACGACGGATGCGCACGACACCGAGACGCCGGACACGCCGGAGACACCCGGAACCCCCTGGCGGGATTGGACCGAACTCGACGCGGCGGAGTGCATCGTGGTTCCCGGAGCCTCCGACGACAAGTACTCCCGCGGTGTTCTCGGCGTGGTCACCGGCTCGGCCGAGTTCCCCGGAGCCGCCGTGCTCGGCGTGGAAGCGGCGGTGCGCACCGGGCTCGGCATGGTTCGCTACCTCGGCCCCGGACGGCCGAGCCGGCTGGTGCTCCAAGCACGGCCCGAGGTGGTGACGATGTCGGGTCGGGTGCAGGCCTGGCTGGTCGGGTCGGGAATGGATGCGGCGCAGCGGAGCGCCGAGACGGCCATTCTCCTCGACCACGCGCTCGATGACGGGGTGCCGCTCGTCGTCGACGCCGGCGCCCTCGATCTCAGCGGGAGAATAGACGGCCCCGCCGTGCTCACCCCGCACGCGGGCGAGCTGGCGACCCTGCTGAGTGCCCGGGGAACCGAGGTCGACCGCGCGACGGTCGCGGCGCATCCGGAGCACTGGGCGGCGGTCGCCGCCGACGCCACCGGCCACGTCGTGCTCCTGAAGGGGCGCCTGACGCATGTCTGCGCCCCGGCCCGCGAAGGCACCGAGCGCGTCGCTGTTCGTATCGAAGCGCCGTCGAGCTGGGCGGCGACCGCCGGATCGGGCGACGTGCTGGGCGGCATCGTGGGCGCGCTCGTCGCCACGAACGCCAGTGCCCTCCAGCAGCTCGACGAGACGGCTGCCGCCGAGCGTCTCGTCGCCCTCGCCGCGACGGGGGCGTACGTTCACGCCTGGGCCGCTGAACGCGCCTCCGACAAAGGCCCGATCGCCGCTCTCGACATCGCGCACGCCGTTCCTCGCGTCATCGCACGGCTCGCAAGCGGCACTCGCGACTGA
- a CDS encoding YceI family protein — protein MNSTAKYALALVAGVAAVGVVAVVALPIVSRGVSLDPGASVQQVVPTVFDSPEQNTTGTGDESRSWHLDPASTVGYRISSSGDHVVSGETSELSGVIEMSGDRLTDAEFMVDLSTLASDDGGMDALLQSLILAGGGSTASFVLTEPVDLGDAIDASADAVPAPRTVSIVGALTVRGITNPVEAEVSLAFDGDSGMMTGSIPVDLASYGIDVPDFGVLDLDDTAYIDVDLVASPAR, from the coding sequence GTGAACAGCACAGCCAAATATGCCCTCGCCCTCGTGGCAGGGGTCGCCGCCGTCGGCGTCGTGGCGGTCGTCGCGCTGCCCATCGTGAGCCGCGGCGTCTCCCTCGACCCGGGCGCCTCGGTGCAGCAGGTGGTGCCCACGGTGTTCGACTCGCCGGAGCAGAACACGACCGGCACCGGCGACGAGTCCCGCTCCTGGCACCTCGACCCCGCGTCGACCGTGGGATACCGCATCTCGTCGTCGGGCGACCACGTGGTGAGCGGTGAGACCTCCGAGCTCTCGGGCGTGATCGAAATGAGCGGCGACCGGCTGACCGACGCGGAGTTCATGGTCGATCTGTCGACGCTCGCCAGCGACGACGGCGGCATGGATGCGCTGCTCCAGTCACTCATCCTGGCCGGCGGAGGTTCGACGGCCTCGTTCGTGCTCACCGAACCGGTCGACCTCGGCGACGCCATCGACGCGTCCGCTGATGCCGTGCCCGCTCCCCGCACCGTATCGATCGTCGGCGCACTCACGGTGCGCGGCATCACGAACCCCGTGGAGGCCGAGGTCTCCCTCGCGTTCGACGGCGACTCCGGCATGATGACCGGCAGCATCCCGGTCGATCTGGCGTCGTACGGCATCGATGTGCCCGACTTCGGGGTGCTCGATCTCGACGACACGGCCTACATCGACGTCGACCTCGTGGCCTCGCCCGCGCGCTGA
- a CDS encoding glycosyltransferase 87 family protein — translation MLIRVRRLAARPVVLWAAFLATHLWLGYAGLTHPNLPFGDVTNVYLPWVEQSLDGFRLGIDGPWVYPILAFLPMLASMVLGPGLYGIGWMIMVTIANAAIFAFLITRRHPGTVDGPLRLTAAWWWLAFLLLLGPVSVGRIDIFTVDLVIAGLLVIRNRPAVAGVLLGLATWVKVWPAALIAAGIIAMRSRLRVAVGAVITLVGVAVGALAFGAGMNAFSFVSEQTGRGMQVESPASSLWMWLAFAGDHSRVYYDHEILTFQVTGPGSELAAKLMTPLLVVAVAAILVLAFFVVRSGAASTVVLPPLALALVTALIVFNKVGSPQFMVWLSAPIILGIVTQGRRFFVPAITAFVMAGLTQIIYPIAYDQVLGLDPVMLTVLTLRNLLTVCLLVLAVVMLWQSRKTSREVDDDAGGLFRGTFRRAVAER, via the coding sequence GTGCTGATACGCGTACGACGACTCGCGGCAAGGCCTGTCGTCCTCTGGGCCGCATTCCTCGCCACTCACCTGTGGCTCGGGTATGCGGGCCTCACCCATCCGAATCTGCCCTTCGGCGACGTCACGAACGTGTACCTGCCGTGGGTGGAGCAGTCGCTCGACGGATTCCGGCTCGGGATCGACGGGCCGTGGGTGTATCCGATCCTCGCCTTCCTGCCCATGCTGGCTTCGATGGTGCTGGGCCCGGGCCTGTACGGCATCGGCTGGATGATCATGGTCACCATCGCGAACGCCGCGATCTTCGCCTTCCTGATCACCCGCCGCCACCCCGGAACGGTCGACGGCCCGTTGCGGCTGACCGCCGCCTGGTGGTGGCTCGCTTTCCTGCTGCTGCTCGGCCCGGTCTCGGTGGGGCGGATCGACATCTTCACCGTCGACCTCGTGATCGCGGGGCTCCTCGTCATTCGCAACCGACCCGCCGTGGCCGGAGTTCTCCTCGGGCTCGCGACCTGGGTGAAGGTCTGGCCCGCGGCGCTCATCGCCGCCGGGATCATTGCGATGCGCAGCCGCCTCCGCGTGGCAGTGGGTGCCGTGATCACGCTGGTCGGTGTGGCCGTGGGTGCGCTCGCCTTCGGTGCCGGGATGAACGCCTTCAGCTTCGTGAGCGAGCAGACCGGCCGCGGCATGCAGGTCGAGTCGCCGGCTTCGAGCCTCTGGATGTGGCTCGCCTTCGCCGGCGACCACTCCCGGGTCTACTACGACCACGAGATCCTCACCTTCCAGGTCACCGGCCCCGGGAGCGAGCTCGCCGCCAAGCTGATGACGCCGCTGTTGGTCGTCGCGGTCGCCGCCATCCTCGTGCTCGCCTTCTTCGTGGTGCGCTCCGGGGCGGCTTCGACGGTGGTGCTGCCGCCGCTCGCACTCGCCCTGGTGACCGCTCTGATCGTGTTCAACAAGGTCGGGTCGCCGCAGTTCATGGTGTGGCTGTCGGCGCCGATCATCCTGGGCATCGTCACGCAAGGGCGGCGCTTCTTCGTGCCGGCGATCACGGCGTTCGTGATGGCGGGCCTCACGCAGATCATCTACCCGATCGCCTACGACCAGGTTCTCGGCCTCGATCCGGTGATGCTCACCGTGCTCACCCTGCGCAACCTCTTGACCGTCTGCCTCCTCGTGCTCGCCGTGGTGATGCTGTGGCAGAGTAGGAAGACATCGAGAGAGGTGGATGACGATGCTGGTGGCCTTTTCCGTGGCACCTTCCGGCGGGCCGTCGCAGAGCGATAG
- a CDS encoding thiamine-binding protein, translating into MLVAFSVAPSGGPSQSDSVHDAVAAAVAVVRASGLPNSTDSMFTTIEGEWDEVFDVVKRATEAVQAFGPRVSLVLKADIRPGHTGELTGKVERLESALERRDS; encoded by the coding sequence ATGCTGGTGGCCTTTTCCGTGGCACCTTCCGGCGGGCCGTCGCAGAGCGATAGCGTGCACGACGCGGTCGCGGCCGCGGTAGCCGTGGTGCGAGCCTCCGGCCTCCCGAACTCGACTGATTCGATGTTCACCACGATCGAGGGCGAGTGGGACGAGGTCTTCGACGTCGTGAAGCGCGCCACCGAGGCCGTACAGGCCTTCGGGCCGCGGGTCTCGCTCGTGCTGAAGGCCGACATCCGCCCGGGTCACACCGGTGAACTCACCGGCAAGGTGGAGCGCCTCGAGTCAGCCCTCGAGCGGCGAGACTCCTAG
- a CDS encoding response regulator yields MTITREPIRLAIVDDHRMLLGALTEWIRGAADDISMVAAVTTWPDLLTHPQFPVDVVLLDLDLKDNLPVSVKLRALKSAGVKTVLMSTYSEPVVVREAIASGALGYLVKSEEADMIVEAIRAASAGDSFISTELDLALAADDLESSPRLSAQERRVMALYGGGEPVKQVAKALDISEETAKSYLKRIREKYRVVGIDVGTKVALRKRAIQDGLLPRDEYLGNQTADDFEDDVLPG; encoded by the coding sequence GTGACGATAACCCGCGAACCGATCCGCCTGGCCATCGTCGACGACCATCGCATGCTGCTCGGCGCGTTGACCGAGTGGATCCGCGGCGCCGCCGACGACATCAGCATGGTGGCAGCGGTGACGACCTGGCCCGATCTGCTCACCCATCCGCAGTTCCCCGTCGATGTGGTGCTGCTCGACCTCGACCTGAAAGACAACCTCCCGGTGTCGGTCAAGCTCCGCGCGCTGAAGTCGGCCGGAGTGAAGACAGTGTTGATGAGCACCTACTCCGAGCCCGTCGTGGTGCGCGAGGCGATCGCTTCCGGAGCCCTCGGCTACCTCGTGAAGAGCGAAGAGGCCGACATGATCGTGGAGGCCATCCGCGCGGCCTCCGCCGGCGACAGCTTCATCTCCACCGAACTCGACCTGGCCCTCGCAGCCGACGACCTCGAGTCGTCACCGCGCCTCTCGGCTCAAGAACGCCGAGTGATGGCGCTCTACGGCGGTGGTGAGCCGGTGAAACAGGTGGCGAAAGCGCTCGACATCTCCGAGGAGACAGCCAAGTCGTATCTCAAGCGCATCCGTGAGAAATATCGCGTGGTGGGCATCGACGTGGGCACGAAGGTGGCCCTGCGCAAGCGCGCCATCCAAGACGGACTGCTCCCCCGCGACGAATACCTCGGCAACCAGACGGCGGATGACTTCGAGGACGACGTGCTGCCTGGCTGA
- a CDS encoding sensor histidine kinase, with amino-acid sequence MPRTDRERRKLLTRSARNLGMMFTGAAVLTIAVPNLGQLGGFAPSLGLMVVTGAGFYLVGESRSLLWPLVTYLLALAALAAFLLPGTPGVDAPTASGITFFAATAVPSLIATIATSTRLHLLVLAGYVPVLVLVTLATWPSGRAAVVILALAVGWISLFVAAAWISASLRRAFDGMARLGRAHAVERQASEMEAQRRQGARLLHDTVLATLTLLAHSGIGVNPDALRNQAGEDARLLRQLRLGGTPMPRASGGYTLEPVETGDLGHTLESVKQRFGRMGLQVAWHGAGQILLPSHVLDAFLLSLSECLENVRRHAEVGSADVTITQDDVTVRAMVTDSGVGFDLEAVDVGRLGLAESVIARIRDVGGKVRLFSAPGSGTTVVLEVPK; translated from the coding sequence ATGCCGAGAACGGATCGTGAACGCCGCAAGCTCCTCACCCGTTCGGCGCGCAATCTGGGAATGATGTTCACGGGTGCGGCCGTGCTCACCATCGCGGTTCCGAACCTCGGGCAGCTGGGCGGGTTCGCACCGAGCCTGGGTCTCATGGTGGTGACGGGCGCCGGCTTCTACCTGGTGGGCGAATCCCGCTCGCTGCTCTGGCCCCTCGTCACCTACCTGCTGGCCCTCGCGGCGCTCGCGGCCTTCCTCCTCCCCGGCACCCCCGGCGTCGACGCGCCGACAGCGAGCGGAATCACGTTCTTCGCAGCCACGGCTGTGCCCTCCCTCATCGCCACCATCGCCACCTCCACGCGCCTCCATCTGCTCGTGCTGGCCGGCTACGTGCCGGTGCTGGTGCTGGTCACGCTCGCCACCTGGCCGTCCGGGCGCGCAGCCGTGGTCATCCTCGCGCTGGCGGTGGGGTGGATCTCGCTCTTCGTGGCCGCCGCCTGGATCTCGGCCAGCCTTCGCCGCGCCTTCGACGGCATGGCGCGCCTCGGCCGCGCCCACGCCGTCGAGCGGCAAGCCAGCGAGATGGAGGCGCAGCGTCGCCAGGGTGCGCGGCTGCTGCACGACACAGTGCTCGCCACGCTGACCCTGCTGGCGCACTCGGGCATCGGTGTGAACCCGGATGCGCTCCGCAACCAGGCGGGTGAAGACGCGCGATTGCTCCGTCAGCTGCGGCTCGGCGGCACTCCGATGCCGCGCGCCTCCGGCGGCTACACCCTCGAACCGGTGGAGACCGGCGACCTCGGCCACACCCTGGAGTCGGTGAAGCAACGCTTCGGCCGCATGGGGCTCCAGGTCGCCTGGCACGGCGCCGGGCAGATCCTGCTGCCGAGCCACGTGCTCGACGCCTTCCTGCTCTCGCTCTCCGAATGCCTCGAGAACGTGCGCCGACACGCCGAGGTGGGTTCGGCGGATGTCACCATCACGCAAGACGACGTGACCGTGCGCGCCATGGTCACCGACTCGGGCGTGGGCTTCGATCTCGAAGCGGTGGACGTCGGGCGGCTGGGGCTCGCCGAATCGGTGATCGCGCGCATCCGCGACGTCGGCGGCAAGGTGCGCCTGTTCTCGGCACCCGGATCGGGCACCACCGTGGTGCTGGAGGTGCCCAAATGA
- the metX gene encoding homoserine O-acetyltransferase MetX, with the protein MDWQTNEDTVPSGFITEAQIRSVLGKPPASGAWREGDPVGRRKFADIGEFAFEHGEVVPHTHLAYQTYGTLSAARDNAILVLHALTGDSNLNHPAEPGHPTDGWWPGLVGPGLPIDTDRWFVVAPNMLGSCQGSTGPSSMAPDGAEWGARFPYTTIADQVRAQHGLAEVLGIDRWFAVVGGSMGGMQVLEWGVRYPDEVTRMAVIAAPATSSADQIALNSVQIQAIRADPLFHGGAYYDAPDGEGPHQGLALARRMALLNYRSPSELNDRFQRSWQSGISPLGGGGRFAVESYLDFHGNKFTRRFDANSYITLVEAMNSHDIGRGRAGVIPALESVTAQTLVIGIDSDRLFPVPDQELIAEHLPNNIDGDVPVVIESNFGHDGFLIEFDLVGREITRLLAI; encoded by the coding sequence ATGGACTGGCAGACTAACGAAGACACCGTTCCCAGTGGGTTCATCACCGAGGCGCAGATCCGCTCTGTGCTCGGCAAACCGCCGGCCTCCGGGGCGTGGCGCGAAGGAGACCCGGTCGGGCGACGGAAATTCGCCGACATCGGGGAATTCGCCTTCGAGCACGGGGAAGTCGTTCCCCACACACATCTCGCCTACCAGACCTACGGCACGCTCTCGGCAGCGCGGGACAACGCGATCCTGGTGCTGCACGCGCTGACCGGCGACAGCAACCTCAATCACCCGGCCGAGCCCGGGCATCCGACCGACGGATGGTGGCCGGGCCTCGTCGGCCCCGGCCTCCCCATCGACACCGATCGCTGGTTCGTGGTGGCCCCCAACATGCTGGGCAGCTGCCAGGGCAGCACCGGCCCGTCATCCATGGCGCCCGACGGCGCCGAATGGGGCGCCCGCTTCCCGTACACCACCATCGCCGACCAGGTGCGAGCACAGCACGGCCTCGCCGAGGTGCTCGGCATCGACCGCTGGTTCGCAGTCGTCGGCGGCTCGATGGGCGGGATGCAGGTGCTCGAGTGGGGTGTTCGCTACCCCGACGAAGTCACGCGGATGGCCGTGATCGCCGCACCCGCCACCAGCTCGGCCGACCAGATCGCGTTGAACTCGGTGCAGATCCAGGCGATTCGAGCCGATCCGCTCTTCCACGGCGGCGCCTACTACGACGCTCCCGACGGCGAGGGCCCGCACCAAGGCCTCGCGCTGGCGCGGCGGATGGCGCTGCTCAACTACCGCAGCCCGTCGGAACTGAACGATCGCTTCCAGCGCAGCTGGCAGAGCGGCATCAGCCCGCTCGGGGGTGGCGGGCGGTTCGCCGTGGAGTCCTACCTCGACTTCCACGGCAACAAATTCACGCGCCGCTTCGACGCGAACAGCTACATCACCCTGGTCGAAGCGATGAACTCGCACGACATCGGGCGCGGACGAGCCGGCGTCATCCCGGCTCTGGAGTCAGTGACGGCTCAGACCCTCGTGATCGGCATCGACAGCGATCGTCTCTTCCCGGTGCCCGACCAGGAGCTGATCGCCGAGCATCTCCCCAACAACATCGACGGAGACGTGCCCGTGGTGATCGAATCGAACTTCGGCCACGACGGATTCTTGATCGAATTCGACCTCGTCGGACGCGAGATCACCCGCCTGCTGGCGATCTGA
- a CDS encoding bifunctional o-acetylhomoserine/o-acetylserine sulfhydrylase yields MSDNAANWKFETKQIHTGAQPDPVTNARATPIYQTTSYVFNNSQHAQNLFALAEFGNIYTRIQNPTQNVVEERVAALEGGTAALLVASGQAAETFAVLNIAQAGDHIVSSSSIYGGTYNLFKYTLAKLGIETTFVENQDDAEEWRRAVRPNTKLFFAETIGNPKINILDIALVADVAHESGVPLIVDNTIATPYLIRPFEHGADIVVHSATKFLGGHGTVIGGIIVDGGKFEWSKNVEKFPGLTEPDPSYHGASYTGVLGDGIAYIIKARVQLLRDLGSSIAPASAWQLIQGIETLSLRVERHVQNAQEIAEWLDGHPDIATVYYAGLPSSPWYAAANKYAPKGVGAVLSFELKGGVDAGRTFVDSLTLFSHLANIGDVRSLVIHPASTTHSQLTPEQQLTAGVTPGLVRLSVGLENVDDLKADLETGLAAARETVKANAL; encoded by the coding sequence ATGAGCGACAACGCTGCGAACTGGAAGTTCGAGACCAAGCAGATCCACACCGGCGCCCAGCCCGACCCCGTGACCAACGCGCGTGCGACGCCGATCTACCAGACCACCTCCTACGTCTTCAACAACTCGCAGCACGCGCAGAACCTGTTCGCGCTGGCCGAGTTCGGCAACATCTACACACGCATCCAGAACCCCACCCAGAACGTGGTCGAAGAGCGCGTGGCAGCACTGGAAGGCGGAACAGCAGCGCTGCTGGTGGCCTCCGGACAGGCCGCCGAGACCTTCGCCGTGCTGAACATCGCCCAGGCCGGCGACCACATCGTGTCGTCGTCGTCGATCTACGGCGGCACCTACAACCTGTTCAAGTACACCCTCGCGAAGCTCGGCATCGAGACCACCTTCGTCGAGAACCAGGACGACGCCGAGGAGTGGCGCCGCGCGGTGCGCCCCAACACGAAGCTGTTCTTCGCCGAGACCATCGGCAACCCGAAGATCAACATCCTCGACATCGCCCTCGTCGCCGACGTCGCCCACGAAAGCGGCGTGCCGCTGATCGTCGACAACACCATCGCGACGCCCTACCTGATCCGCCCGTTCGAGCACGGCGCCGACATCGTGGTGCATTCGGCCACGAAGTTCCTCGGCGGGCACGGCACCGTCATCGGCGGCATCATCGTCGACGGCGGAAAGTTCGAGTGGTCGAAGAACGTCGAAAAGTTCCCCGGTCTCACCGAGCCCGACCCCTCCTACCATGGCGCGAGCTACACCGGGGTGCTCGGCGACGGCATCGCCTACATCATCAAGGCGCGGGTGCAGCTGCTCCGCGACCTCGGCTCCTCGATCGCACCGGCCAGCGCCTGGCAGCTCATCCAGGGCATCGAGACCCTCTCGCTCCGGGTCGAGCGTCACGTGCAGAACGCTCAGGAGATCGCCGAGTGGCTCGACGGCCACCCCGACATCGCCACGGTGTACTACGCGGGCCTGCCCTCGAGCCCCTGGTACGCGGCCGCCAACAAGTACGCCCCCAAGGGCGTCGGTGCCGTGCTCTCCTTCGAACTCAAGGGCGGAGTGGATGCCGGACGCACCTTCGTCGACAGCCTCACGCTGTTCAGCCACCTGGCCAACATCGGCGACGTGCGCTCTCTCGTCATCCACCCGGCGTCGACGACGCACTCGCAGCTCACCCCCGAGCAGCAGCTGACCGCGGGCGTCACCCCCGGCCTCGTGCGGCTCTCGGTGGGTCTCGAGAACGTCGACGACCTGAAGGCCGATCTGGAGACCGGGCTCGCCGCGGCACGCGAGACAGTCAAGGCGAACGCGCTGTAG
- a CDS encoding acyltransferase family protein, whose amino-acid sequence MSVPATPALVQPAATTRVPMWDNARFIAITLVVIGHAILKLIAESDTAYGVYLFVYAFHVPVFVAVAGYFAKADPPGVKQLKRIITDLVLPYLIFEAIWSVIHSLRAGRALVDFVNPSWTLWFLIALIIWRVTLPYLALVRFAFLISVIVSVASGYLPGVGGVFALDRTLALLPFFVLGWKLRQLPLTEIWLRASVRTVWLVRAGAIVVFGVLALVIALDVPLWRELKIRRVLLFQQAYPDFGYDQWWAGALRLGAIALAVVLIFAFLTLVPRRTTWFSPLGQATMYVYLLHTFVLYPIRESGMLDGPQSDLLLIGMILFSILIAVVLSTPIVRRIFRPLVEPRARWLFAERDRG is encoded by the coding sequence ATGTCCGTCCCGGCCACGCCCGCGCTCGTGCAGCCCGCTGCGACGACCCGGGTGCCGATGTGGGACAACGCGCGTTTCATCGCGATCACCCTTGTGGTGATCGGTCACGCCATCCTGAAACTGATCGCCGAATCCGACACCGCCTACGGCGTGTACCTCTTCGTCTACGCCTTCCACGTGCCGGTCTTCGTGGCCGTCGCGGGATACTTCGCCAAAGCCGACCCGCCGGGCGTCAAGCAACTGAAGCGCATCATCACCGACCTGGTGCTGCCCTATCTGATCTTCGAAGCGATCTGGTCGGTCATCCACAGTCTCCGGGCCGGCCGGGCCTTGGTCGACTTCGTGAACCCCTCCTGGACGCTCTGGTTCCTCATCGCCCTGATCATCTGGCGGGTCACCCTCCCCTACCTCGCGCTGGTGCGCTTCGCTTTTCTCATCTCGGTGATCGTGTCGGTGGCCAGCGGCTATCTGCCGGGGGTCGGCGGGGTCTTCGCGCTCGACCGCACGCTCGCGCTGCTGCCGTTCTTCGTGCTCGGCTGGAAGCTGCGCCAGCTGCCTCTCACCGAGATCTGGCTGCGGGCATCCGTTCGCACGGTGTGGCTCGTGCGGGCCGGCGCGATCGTCGTCTTCGGCGTGCTCGCGCTCGTGATCGCCCTCGACGTGCCGCTCTGGCGCGAGCTGAAGATTCGCCGCGTGCTGCTCTTCCAGCAGGCCTACCCCGATTTCGGCTACGACCAGTGGTGGGCGGGGGCGCTTCGGCTCGGCGCCATCGCGCTCGCCGTGGTGCTGATCTTCGCCTTCCTCACACTCGTCCCCCGGCGCACCACCTGGTTCTCGCCGCTCGGTCAGGCCACCATGTACGTCTACCTGCTGCACACCTTCGTGCTCTACCCGATCCGGGAGTCCGGGATGCTCGACGGCCCGCAGTCCGATTTGCTGCTGATCGGGATGATCCTGTTCAGCATCCTGATCGCCGTCGTGCTCTCGACACCGATCGTGCGCCGCATCTTCCGACCGCTTGTCGAGCCCCGTGCCCGTTGGCTGTTCGCCGAGCGCGATCGAGGCTGA
- a CDS encoding SDR family oxidoreductase: MKRAVVTGASSGIGAATVRLLRDHGWNVVGVARRADRLEQLAAETGAEVFVADLTKQADVDALRDHLAATGGVSTLVNNAGGAMGLDSVEAADPADWQAMFDVNVLAVQRVTAALLPLLRASVEPGGAADIMTVSSIAGHIAYEGGGGYNASKFAVHAMIDVLRLELSGEPIRVLEIAPGMVKTEEFSLNRFKGDQARADKVYDNVPDPLSADDVARTIVSTLELPPHVSLDLVVIKPVAQSAAYKVARGQLKVKAAE, encoded by the coding sequence ATGAAGCGCGCAGTGGTGACCGGGGCGAGTTCGGGGATCGGGGCCGCCACCGTGCGGCTCCTGCGCGACCACGGCTGGAACGTGGTGGGTGTGGCCCGCCGCGCCGACCGACTGGAGCAGCTCGCCGCCGAGACGGGCGCCGAGGTCTTCGTGGCCGACCTCACGAAGCAGGCCGACGTCGACGCCTTGCGCGACCACCTCGCCGCCACCGGTGGCGTGAGCACGCTCGTCAACAACGCGGGTGGAGCGATGGGCCTGGACTCGGTCGAGGCTGCTGATCCGGCTGACTGGCAGGCGATGTTCGACGTGAACGTGCTTGCCGTGCAGCGCGTGACCGCGGCGCTGCTGCCGCTCCTGCGCGCATCCGTCGAACCTGGTGGAGCGGCCGACATCATGACGGTGTCCTCGATCGCCGGCCACATCGCCTATGAAGGCGGTGGGGGCTACAACGCCTCGAAGTTCGCGGTGCACGCGATGATCGATGTGTTGCGGCTCGAGCTGAGCGGTGAACCCATCCGGGTGCTGGAGATCGCGCCTGGCATGGTGAAGACCGAGGAGTTCTCGCTCAACCGTTTCAAGGGCGACCAGGCGCGGGCCGACAAGGTCTACGACAACGTGCCCGATCCGCTCTCGGCCGACGACGTGGCGCGCACGATCGTGTCGACCCTCGAGCTGCCACCGCACGTCAGCCTCGATCTCGTGGTGATCAAGCCGGTGGCGCAGTCGGCGGCCTACAAGGTGGCGCGCGGGCAGTTGAAGGTCAAAGCGGCGGAGTAG